The following nucleotide sequence is from Mesobacillus jeotgali.
CTTCATGGCAGCTGCCATATCCGCAAGCTGCATCAAGGATTTCAACACACCTGTTTCTTCCATGCGTTTTACTTCCATTAAAGTACGCTCAAGATTCTCAGCCACCTCAGGAAGGGCCTTTAATAGGGAAAGTGTTTCAGGCTGAAGCAGATCATCGGCCATCTCGACCATCTTGACTCCTGTTTCGGCTATAGTCGAGACCATTTCACCGGTTACCGCGTTCATGGCTGCATCGGTAAAACTGACGAGTTTATGTTGAGCATTTAGTTGAGCTTGAGGTGTTTCTGTAGCCATCTCAACCACCCCTTCTATAAAATCCCTTTGGCATTTAACCAGTAAAGCTCATTGTATACTGCTTTGAACCAGTGCAGCAGGTCAGATGTTTCTGCTGGCTGCGGCGGGTTGTTGTAATCAAATGTAATCATGCTGGCATCTTCAAGGCTGTTTTCAAGGAAGCAAGCTACCTTGCCATTGTACACAGCAGTTTCCGGACGTCCTGTCAGTCTGCTGATGATGTTGGCAACAAGCGATTCAGACTGATAGTGCGCTGTTGAGCCGGCTTTGCTGATTGGAAGATTCGTAGCATCACCAATTACATATACATCGTCCTGGCCAATCATCTTTAATGTTGAACGGTTTGTCGGAATGAATCCTGATTCATCTCCGATGCCGGAATCAATCACAGCTTTAGCGCCTGTATGGGCTGGAATAGTAATAAGCATGTCATATTCATGTTCTGAACCATCCATCGTGATGGCCACTTTGCGCTTTGGATCCACTTCTTCAAGATTGAAGAATGTCTCGTATTTGATATCGCGCTTTTCGAATTGAGGAAGTCCCCATTCTGCAACTGGAACCAATGAATGGATACGGCCGATAGGATAAGCGTATTTGATTTCGATGTCCTTGCGGCGGCCATTCTTGCGGTAATAGTCATCCAGCATCAATGCCAGCTCAAGAGGTGCAGCAGGACATTTATGCGGCACATCGATTGTGATCAGAATTTTTCCTTTTTCCATCGCTGCAAGATCATCGCGCAGGCGTTCTGCACCATCAAGGGTATAGAAATTGTGCGCTCCTTCTCTTAAGCCAGGCACACTGTCAAGGTCAGGATGTGATCCAGTTGCGATGACAAGGTAGTCATACTGGTACTGCTTCTTGCCTTTGACCGTCTTCTTCTCGACATCTATTTTTTCTACATCATCGTATACAAGGTTCACATGGCGATGAACGAGTGACTCCTGTTTTCTAATGAAGTGCTCAGATGGCTTTTCATTGAAAGCGATGAATAAGTATCCTGGCTGGTAGATATGCTTTTCTGTATTGGAAATCAAAGTGACTTCGACTTCACGCTTCTTGATTTCTTCCCCAAGCTGGCGGGCTAGTCTGTTTGCGACCATTGTACCTGCGCTGCCGGCACCAAGAATAACAATTTTCTTTGTCATTTGGTCCACACCTCTTTACTGGATTCTTTGATGAAGGCTGTTATCTGAACAACAGCGATCACAACGATTACTTAACCTTTTTAACTGCGATTTTGAATTCATCGCCATCATTTTCAAGGTAGGCAATTTCGTGCCCCATTTTATTTACCCACTCAGGGATATCGACTGCTGAACCTTTATCAGTTGAAAGAACTTCTACAACATCGCCAACTTGTGCTGTCTTGATTCCTTTTACCAATTCCATTAACGGACCTGGGCAATATGCTCCTCTTGCATCGATTGATTTAGTTACTTGTACTTCACTCATGATTTTTTCCTCCTATATAGTTAACTTTTATGTTAAAATTAGAAAAGATTTTTTATTTTTGCATGAAGGGGAAAAGGTTGAAAGGCCTGCACGCCGTACCACTTTTTCCTGCTTCTGCAGCTTACATTGTAATAACTGTTGCTCCTTGAGTCATTCCAAGGAATTTTGTAACCCCGATTACTCCATCGAATACATCAATCATATCTTCTTCTTGCCAATCCATGATGTCCATCGCCAATGCGCAGCCGTAAATATTAAGTTCTCCCATGTCCTTTCCTTCTTGTAAAAGTGAATCAAATAATGGGATCTTTTTAGACAGCATTTCCTTTCCGATTGTACCAGTGATGAAATCAGTAGTTTCAAAGCTGTCTTTGCGGAAAGATTTCAAAGCGTTCATTGTGACAAAAACATTCACAGTCATGCCTGACATTGATGCAACTGATCCGACCAATGCACCAGCATGCAGCTTCTCAAGATCTTCTGATAATAAAATAACGGCTAAAGATGGAGCTTGTTGTTCCATAATTTATTTCCTCCTAATAAATTCGAATGATTTACCTTACACCTGAATTATACCTATACCCCTATGTCTATGTCTGTTTCTTTTATGTGAACGTTCTTAGTCTAAAAAGTGACAAAACAAGGTGGTCATAGAATTATCTCTTGCTTCTTCAGAATATTATTCTGGCTTAAATTTCCAAAATAAAATATTTATGCGGACAGACACAATCGTCCCCCTTCAGACATAGGAATTTATTATAGGCGAAAGCCTAAAAAAGCGGGGGTGGAAACATGTCGGGCATACTAACAGCACTCGGGTACTTAGTTAAAGAAGTGATCCTTCTTGTTTCGTATGTTAAAAACAATGCATTTCCTCAACCGTTATCTGCAGCTGATGAGCGAAAGTACTTAAGGTTGATGGCTAATGGCGATCCACACGCAAGAAATATGCTGATTGAGCACAACCTGAGGCTTGTCGCACATATCGTGAAAAAATTCGAAAACACCGGCGAGGATTCGGAGGATTTGATTTCTATCGGAACAATCGGCCTGATCAAGGCTATAGAAAGCTATTCGGAAGGCAAAGGCACAAAACTGGCAACATATGCCGCCAGATGCATAGAAAATGAAATCCTCATGCATTTAAGAGCATTGAAGAAAACCAAGAAGGATGTATCTTTGCACGATCCAATCGGACAGGACAAAGAAGGAAATGAAATTTCGCTGATCGATGTCCTGAAGTCAGAATCCGAAGATGTCATTGATACCATCCAGCTCAATATGGAGCTTGAAAAAGTAAAAGAATATATCGATGTCCTCGATGAGCGTGAAAAAGAGGTCATTGTTGGCCGATTTGGCCTTGACTTAAAAAAGGAAAAAACACAGCGTGAAATTGCGAAAGAACTCGGCATCTCAAGAAGCTATGTTTCCAGGATCGAGAAGAGGGCATTGATGAAGATGTTCCATGAATTTTATCGTGCCGAAAAAGAAAAGAAGAAGAATAAAGGGAAGTAACGCACGCAAACCCGGGCCTACGCTCCGGGTTTGCGTTTTTTTTTACAAAAAAAAGGTATCAACCAATATTGATTGATACCTTTTTAATACTCTATTCCACGCTTACTTCTGCAGCAACTACGAGACCGACAGCGCCGCAGATTACCAATCCCATGACAATCAAGAACATGCCTATCACCCCTTCAGCATTCATCCGTGTTTACACCAAATTTACCATATAATGACGGTGCTAAAAGGAAGAGGTTGTGAACATTTTGTTAACGATGGGATTTCTTTTTCCTGAATATTAGTGTTAACAACAATACATGCAGTGACATACAGATTACCTCCCGACTCCGTCGTTAGGTGGTGTCCTTCTCCACCCATAAGCTAGCCAGTCTTCTTTGAATTAGATAAATCATTTTCATTCCACCTTTCTTTAGTTGATTATTCAAATGAATTAAAACGGGCGCAGCATTGTTTGACGAGTTTTATTGTCTTCCACCATTTTTTCTACCATTTCGTTATGGCGAATTTCTTCTAAAGACATTTGGCGTTTATTAATTGTAATTGTAAAGAACAAGATATTTAAGGTCATGATGAGTTCACCTCCTTTTTATTTCCACCCCAAAAAGCCGCAAGAATTCCTCCCCTGCGGCTAAAATGGGCACAAAAAAGCCACAGGGCACGATTCTCCCTGCGGCCATGGATGTATAAGTGTCAAAAAACAGCTTAAATAATCCCGTCCGATCCGGTCGAATGTGTATTGCGATATGAAGTTTGTGCATTATTCCAGTATCCATTCATGATCATTTCACTCGACCTCCTTTTGAATTATTTAACCACATTGGTAAGTATATCCACTTTACTTTAATTTGTAAACCTTTTTTTGGCCGATTTTTCCAAAAAAGTATTCGTCAAAAACCAACAAAAAAAAAAAAAACGCCCCCTAAGGACGTTTTTATTTCTTCATCAATAATTCCTGGCCTTCTTCTGATTCAATCAGCTCGTTGCGGTATTTTTTCGCAAAAGAAAAGAATACGATAGAACCAGCAAGAAATACAACGGACGCACCAGTAGCAATATATATATCTGTCATCACTTTCGTTTCAGACGGAAGGATCGTTCCAAGATAAAAGAAAACTCCCACAGCAAGCAGGACTGTCGCAAACTGTTTAAAATCAACCATTTTCTCATAGAGTTGCTTAGCCTTCATTAATATCACCTGCATTTTAATAGACTTAACCACAACCCTACTGTAACATCTTTTAAACATATTTTATGTATGTAATATTTGGAAAATAGGTGGTTAGGATCTTATGTGTGGTGATTTAAGGTTTTGTTAATCTATTCGAATGCACTAGAGCTGCTGCTTCGAACAAAACTGGCTGCTCCAGCTGTGTTTTTGTCCGAACCTGCGCCTAATCTGCTGTTTCTTCCTCCAGACCAGTTACTACTTTCAACCTTATATTCCAATAAAATAAATAGCGTGGAATAAATTCCACGCTAAAAAAAGTTTCCCCCTACACATTAATTAAAACTTCCAGTTCTTCACCATCTGATTGACGATCTCAAATGAATTCTTGGAAGCGAGCTTCGTGAATTCCAGGAAGTTCACGTCTGCTGAGCCATCTGCCTGGTCAGACATTGAACGGATAATCACGAATGGGATGCTATTCATGCTGCAGACCTGTCCCACGGCTGCGCCTTCCATTTCTGTACAATACCCATTAAGCTCCTCATATAGAAACTTTACTTTTTCACGGTCGGCGATAAATTGGTCGCCTGACAGAATCCTGCCGCTAATAATTTTCTTATCCTCAACAATTTCTTTGCTTGCTGAAATCGCCAAATCCACCAATCGCTCGTCGGCTTTAAATACAGAGACTTCCGTATAAGGGATTTCCCCTAGTTTGAAACCGAGTGCACGTACATCCATATCATGCTGCACACAATCAGTGGAGATGACAATATCTCCAATTCTCAGGTCAGGGTTCACAGCACCCGCGACACCTGTGAAGACAACCTGGGATGCGGAGAATTCATCAATCAGGATTTGAGTACATACACTCGCATTCACTTTTCCTACACCAGATTTACAAAGCACAACGTCATACCCATTGAAGGTGCCGACATAGAAAGTAATACCCGCTTTCTTTTTTACATCATAATCCTTCATGGCGTCGAGAATATGCTGTATTTCTTCATCCATTGCCCCAATAATACCGATTCTGCTCATTATTTGTGTCCTCCAATTTATAATAATCTAACTTCCGGTTAATTCTCTCCTGGCTTCAGGCGACTGATTTCGTCCGACCCCATAAGCCGATTTACTAACTATGTAAAAATATTTTATGACAGGAGTTTCGACATTCGATTTGCCTCATAAAGCACTTTTTCTTCATCTATCGTTGTAAACTGTCCGTCGGCAAGGATTTGTTTTCCCTGTACATAGACATCCTTCACATCACGTCCAGATCCAGAATAAACAAGGTGGGAAACTGGATTATGCTTAGGATAAAAGAAAGACTGATTGGAATTTACGACAATAAAATCTGCGTCTTTTCCTGCTTCAAGAGATCCAATCCGATCATCCAGCCAGAGGGATTCTGCTCCATGGATCGTAGCCATCCTCAAAGCTTCCTGAGCGGTAATGATTGTCGCATCCTGGCCGAATCCTTTATGGATCGTCGCCGCAGCTTTGAGCTCTTCAAACAAGTCGAGATTATTGTTGGAAGCTGCACTGTCTGTCCCAAGGCTGACGGTCACTCCCTTTGCGAGCATTTTGCCAACCGGGGCAATGCCGCTTCCCAATTTAAGGTTACTGATGACATTATGTGATACTTTTACATCTTTTTCCGCGAGGATTTGAATATCTTCGTCATTCACATGCACCGCATGGGCAACAAGCGAAGGCCGCTCAAAGAATCCCAGCTTTTCCAGGTGGCGTACCGGTGTAGCGCCGTATTCCTCGATATTCTTCTCAACTTCAAATTTCGTTTCGGACATATGAGTATGCAGCGGAACATTCAGCTCAGCCGATTTATCAATGATCTGGGCGATATATTCTGGTGAGCAGGTATACGGAGAATGCGGTGACAGCATCGTCGTAATCCTTCCATTGGCGCCGTTATTCCAGCTCCTCGCAAAATCTGCCGCTTCCTTAAGCTTGCTCTGTCGAAGTTCCTCCGAACCAAAGCCTATCACACCCCGGGTCAGTACTCCACGGATGCCAGCTTCCTCAACAGCCATTGCGATTTCATCCATATTGTCATACATATCAACAAAAGTCGTTGTACCCGTTCGGATCATTTCAAGGATGGAAAGCTTTGCACCCCATCTTGCATGCTCAGGAGTATATTTGGCTTCAAGCGGCCAAATTTTATCTTCCAGCCATGTCTGCAAAGGCAAATCATCTCCATAGCCTCTCAGCAGTGACATCGGTGTGTGTCCATGGGTATTGACCAGCCCAGGGAGCAGGATGTTCCCTTTTAAATCTACTTTTTCTTCATAAGAGGTAAAATCATCAGGTGTAATGCCCACATAGATGATTTTCTCCCCTTCAATGCCAATAGCCCCATTCTCGATCACTTCATGATCTGTGTTACTTGTAACAATCGTTCCATTATAAAATATCTTTCTTGTCATATTGATCTCTCCTATGTAAGAACACTTACTTACTAGAATCTGGTGCTAGTGCTTAAAATATGCCTGCCGTTTTAATTTATCAAAATAAGTATCATTTTTATAGAGAATTTGCTATTTTATTTTGTGTAGATACTGTTGAATGCAAAAGGAGAACGATTCTATGGATTTTCAATTTGAACTAATAGAAGACAAAGTTGAATTTTTTGAAGCGGTCGATTTGAAAACACTTGAACAAAAAATCAATAAGCAAATCGAAATCAATAAAGCGATCATGCTGTCCGTCCATCATGTGTCCCATCAGATGCATCTAGACGATAAAGGTAGGCTGTTTTATTCTGCGGTTGTCCACTTCAAGGCAAAAAAATAAAGGGGCGCTGCTTTCAAGCCCCCTTCCAACTTTACGATTGTTTTTGATCATTTTGAATCAGTTCTTCGACTTTTACCGGCTTCCAGCCTTCGCCGTCCACCCACTCAATCCAAACCCTGAATGTCTGGTCACTGCCCTTCTCAGAGATTGTTCCAACCGCTGTATTAGGCGCACCGCCATTTCCATTAAACCATACTGTCATGTTATCTTTATCGATTCCTGTAGCATATGAATAGGCCAGAATCATTTCCTGCCAATCTACCGCATTCTGGTCAAATACGGTAGTATGTTCGCCGGATTGGGTCGTACCAACCGGTTTCCACTCAGGATTCTCGATCGTTTGTTTCACATTGGCATCACTGCCGCCTTCTGTCACGATTGGATCGGACAATTCTTCTTCCTCAGCAGATTCCTCGTCTGCTTCTTCTTCTGACTCTGATTCATCTGCTTCCTTTTTACCGGATTCCTGGCTATCTTCTTTTTTGCCAGCATCCTTGCTGTCCTCTTTTTTATCCCGAGAGGCTGCGTCCTGATCCTTCTCAGCCACTACACCGTTTTGGTCGGCTGCCCCTTCATCATTGCTGAAGAAAATGTTAAATGAGACAATTCCAATTAACAAAATGACGACAACAATCAAGCTATTTAAAATAAGGTTCGTTTTTCTGCGCTTAGCCCTTATTCGTGAACGTGTCCCCTCATTTAGGTTATCATAATCATCGTGCTTCAAGATCTTTCCCTCCCTTATAAGGTTGTCAACATTCTACCATGACTGGGGGCAAACTTGAAGGATTTTATATTCATCTAATGATGGCTCAATTGTTTTCAGGACCATCAACATGGTTATATGCATAGACCTCTTTTACTATATCTGCAAAAAGGGGATTCACCCCGCCTTCATCTTCAAAAACCCCTAAATTGACGGTTACAAGCGCATACTTTGGGTTTTCATAGGGGAAATATCCGGCGAACCACTTATTGTGCAGCTGCTTGTCGCCTTCTTTGTATATCCCTGTTTCCGCTGTACCTGACTTTCCTGCCACAGCATATGGCAAGTCCCTGAACCACCTCCCCGTACCTTGCTCATTCACAACAACCTCCCGTAAAAGCTTTTGCAGTTTCATAGCGGTGAATGGAGATATTTTGTCTCCTTCAAGCTTCTGTTTAGGGAATTCAGTCATTTTAGCACCATTTTGATACTGGATGGACAAAACAGCCCTGACCATGTCTTTTTCTCCGCCCCTGGCTATTGTAGCCATCATGTTCGCAACAGCGAGGGGAGACACCCTTACTTCATGCTGGCCTATCCCCGATAAAGCTGCAAAATTTTTATCCTTCCGCGCTTCATCCGATAAAAAGACCCTTCCCTTTTCCTCGTCCTGAAGCTGGCTGAAATCTTCCAGATGGAAAATATCCCCCTTCCATCCTGTACCGCCAGTGATTGACAGCTTCTCAGCGTATTTTTCGAGCAGATTGGGGTCCTGCTCCTGAAGCTCCCTGGCCACTTCTCCAAAAGCCCTGTTGCAGCTTACTGCAAAGCTATCAGTGAAATTGAGCATTCCATAGTCATATTTTAAATCTGGTGAACCGCTGATTGACTTGCTGCAATCAAATTTCCTGGCAGGATCATCAAGCCCCTGATCGATCGCTGCCGCCGCGACAACCGTTTTAAAGACGGAACCGGGTATATGCTGCTTGACCATCATATTTTCAATTCCTTCATCATCGAAGGGTTTTGCCTGATTTATGACAGGCCTCGACACCATTGCCAGTATACTGTTTGTTTCAATATCGAGAAGCACCACACCGCCTCTGTTGATGTTGTGCTGATCAACTTTATCCTCTAAGAGCAATTGCAGGTCTTTATCTATCGAAGTCTGGAGGTTGATTGGATAAAAAGGATTTGCGGGGTCTATGTATTTAACATTAATCCCGAATAATGGCGCTCCTTCTCCGTCAACATGATAAACCAGCTTTGATTTCCCTTCGGCAACAAGGAACTCGTCAAAGCTTTTTTCCAATCCGGAGAGACCAATCAAAGTTCTTGGGAAGAAATCTTTCTCTCCATACCTTGATTTCAGAAGTGCTTCATTCTCGCCTATGATACCCAAAAGCTGCGCAGCTGGCACTTTCTCCATTGGATACTTACGCTCAACTGCAAACACTCCCGGGATTTCCATCTCATTAATGATTTCCATCTGACTCTTTGTCAAAATCTTCGGATCCGGGTCGCCAAAAGCAAATGGTTCCTTAGACTTTTCCACTGCTTTTTTCAAAGAGTATTGAGATATACCTAAAGTACTCGCGACCTTATCTGCTTCCCAGTCCATCTTCTTTAAAAATGGAAACAGGACAAGTACGGACGAAGTTTCATAGGATAAAGGGTCTCCTGAGCGGTCCAGGAAGTTACCTCGGCCGTTATCTACGACCATTTCCTGGGACCTTTGCTTGACGCTTGCCTCTATAAGATTTATTTCATGCCTTGAAAAGGATTCTGTTTCAAATAATTGCAGCTGGGCCAGCCTTAACATCAGCAGACCAAAGGCAGCTATACAAATGGAGATCCACGCCACCATTCTTTTTTTACGCATAAAAAACACCTCGTCAAAAGTGTTGACGAGGTGTGGTTGTTTCAAACCTATCGTATTTACTTTATTGTCGTGATGCGAACGTTCATTTCACCGCCAGGAGTCTGGACAGTCACTTCGTCGCCTACTTTTTTGCCCATCAGGCTTTTCGCAATCGGAGAATCATTCGAGATTTTCCCCTCAAACGGGTCAGCTTCAGCGCTTCCTACTATTGTATATGATTCTTCATCTCCATCAGGCAGCTCGACGAAAGTCACTGTACGGCCAAGGCTGACTGCATCTGTGCTCACTTCATCTTCCTGGATGATCTTTGCATTGCGGATCATATTTTCAAGAGTCGTGATACGTCCTTCTACAAAGGCTTGTTCCTCTTTTGCAGAATCGTACTCAGAGTTCTCTGAAAGGTCGCCAAAGCTGCGGGCGATCTTGATTCTTTCAACAACTTCTTTTCGTTTGACAGTTTTTAATTGTTCCAATTCTTGTTCCAGCTTTTCTTTTCCTGCCTGTGTCATAGGAAACACTTTTTCTGTAGCCAAAATACTTCACTCCTTCTAGTCTTCACAAATCCCCAATAAAATAGATTGTGTAATATTATATTATGTATCCTGAAAAATATACAGGAGCGCGTCCTTGGGCAGGGCGCGCGAATTAAATAGAGCCATTTCAGGCCATTTATTTCTCATTGGACAAAAGGAAGCACTTTATTCAAGTACTTCCATGTCCACATTATCTATGCTATTGTGTCACAAAAATGATTTTTGTTCAAGAATTGTTTGAATTTTTGTTACCATCAGGTCGATCGCAACATGGTTGTGGCCGCCTTCCGGTATGATCACATCTGCGTATCGCTTGGTCGGCTCGATGAACTGGTTATGCATCGGCCTGACTACATTCACATACTGTTCGATGACCGAGTCCATTGAACGGCCGCGCTCCTTGATGTCACGAAGCAGCCTGCGGATAATGCGCAGATCAGCATCTGTATCAACATAGAGCTTGATATCCATCAGGTCGCGCAATCTCTCGTCCTCAAGGATCAGGATCCCTTCAAGGATGATAACATCCTTAGGTTCAACATGGACAACTTCGCTTGACCGGGTATGGACAGCATAATCATAAACTGGCTTCTCAATTGCCTCATGGCGGAGCAGCTTTTGGATATGCTGAATCAACAGATCATTGTCAAATGCCAGCGGATGGTCATAATTTGTCTTTAGACGCTCTTCCATCGGCAAATGGCTTTGGTCTTTGTAATAGTAGTCTTGCTCAATCATCAGGATTGATTGACTCTTAAAGCTATCATATATTGCTTTTGTAACGCTTGTCTTTCCTGAGCCGGAGCCGCCGGCTACACCAATTACAACAGGTTTGCGGTCCATTGATTTACTTCTCCTTCCGCATCATGTTATTTGGGTAGACAGGCTTGTCCATCTTGAACTTAACGATTTGCAGCGGGTGGCGGGCAACATCCAGTTCATTGCCATCTTCATCCCAAATCTTCTCGACAACATGAGTGAAGTTCTCGATTTCCGGTCCAAAGAATTCAACCTCGTCGCCAGGCTTGAAGTAGTTCCTTTGTTGAAGTGTCACCATTTGTGTTTCAGCATCGTAATCAAGCACAAGGCCGGCAAAATCGAATGTTGTCTTTTTGCTATGGTTTCCAAACATTTGCTCTTTATACCCTGGAACTCCTTCAAAGAAGGCTGTTGCTGTCTCACGGTTAGCACATTTGTCCAATTCCTCAAGCCATTCCTGCTTGATGACGAAGTTCTCGGGATCCGCGCAATATGCATCAATCACTTTGCGGTATACGCTGACTACCGTTGCGATATAGTGGATCGACTTCATGCGGCCTTCGATTTTAAGGCTGTCGATACCAAGTTCGATCATGCGTGGAATGGATTCAATCAACTTAAGATCCTTAGGGCTCATCGCAAATGGAGAGTCACCATCTGCAAACAATGGGTTTTCTTCATTTCCTTCAAGTGTATACAAATCATAATCCCAGCGGCAAGACTGGCAGCAGCCGCCGCGGTTCGAGTCACGTGCTGTCATGTGGTTGCTCAAGGTACAACGGCCTGAGTAAGCGATACACATTGCACCGTGGATGAAGGTTTCGATTTCGATATCTACTTTTTCCTTCATTTCCTTGATTTCATCAGCACTAGTTTCACGCGCAAGAACAACACGCTCTAGACCTTCTTCTTTCCAGAACTGGACAGCCTTCCAGTTTGAAAGGGATTGCTGTGTGCTCAGGTGGACCTCGATTTCAGGAGCGACCCTGCGGCATGTTTCGATGATTAACGGATCAGCAACGATGATGCCGTGCACGCCGGCTCCCTTTAAGCCTAAAAGGTAGTCTTCAAGACCATCGATGTTTTCGTTATGTGCAAAGATGTTTGTTGTCACATAGATTTTCGCTCCATATTTCTTGGCGAACTCTACGCCTTCCTTCATTTCCTCAAAAGTAAAGTTATCTGCATTCGAACGCAAACCATATTCCTGTCCGCCAATAAAGACGGCATCTGCACCATAATGGACGGCAATCTTCAATTTTTCAAGATTTCCGGCTGGCGCAAGCAGTTCTGGTTTTTTGACAATCACGCGTTTT
It contains:
- a CDS encoding DUF1641 domain-containing protein codes for the protein MATETPQAQLNAQHKLVSFTDAAMNAVTGEMVSTIAETGVKMVEMADDLLQPETLSLLKALPEVAENLERTLMEVKRMEETGVLKSLMQLADMAAAMKGAMTGPMVTEMAEKAIKGVELADSFVQLGAIDLVDGMLTAFHDAQEQTKDKEPLSSMQLMKAVTQKETREGMTLMISFLQNLPKQLNK
- a CDS encoding NAD(P)/FAD-dependent oxidoreductase, translated to MTKKIVILGAGSAGTMVANRLARQLGEEIKKREVEVTLISNTEKHIYQPGYLFIAFNEKPSEHFIRKQESLVHRHVNLVYDDVEKIDVEKKTVKGKKQYQYDYLVIATGSHPDLDSVPGLREGAHNFYTLDGAERLRDDLAAMEKGKILITIDVPHKCPAAPLELALMLDDYYRKNGRRKDIEIKYAYPIGRIHSLVPVAEWGLPQFEKRDIKYETFFNLEEVDPKRKVAITMDGSEHEYDMLITIPAHTGAKAVIDSGIGDESGFIPTNRSTLKMIGQDDVYVIGDATNLPISKAGSTAHYQSESLVANIISRLTGRPETAVYNGKVACFLENSLEDASMITFDYNNPPQPAETSDLLHWFKAVYNELYWLNAKGIL
- a CDS encoding sulfurtransferase TusA family protein, whose protein sequence is MSEVQVTKSIDARGAYCPGPLMELVKGIKTAQVGDVVEVLSTDKGSAVDIPEWVNKMGHEIAYLENDGDEFKIAVKKVK
- a CDS encoding DsrE/DsrF/DrsH-like family protein, producing MEQQAPSLAVILLSEDLEKLHAGALVGSVASMSGMTVNVFVTMNALKSFRKDSFETTDFITGTIGKEMLSKKIPLFDSLLQEGKDMGELNIYGCALAMDIMDWQEEDMIDVFDGVIGVTKFLGMTQGATVITM
- the sigK gene encoding RNA polymerase sporulation sigma factor SigK, whose product is MSGILTALGYLVKEVILLVSYVKNNAFPQPLSAADERKYLRLMANGDPHARNMLIEHNLRLVAHIVKKFENTGEDSEDLISIGTIGLIKAIESYSEGKGTKLATYAARCIENEILMHLRALKKTKKDVSLHDPIGQDKEGNEISLIDVLKSESEDVIDTIQLNMELEKVKEYIDVLDEREKEVIVGRFGLDLKKEKTQREIAKELGISRSYVSRIEKRALMKMFHEFYRAEKEKKKNKGK
- a CDS encoding YrzI family small protein, which encodes MTLNILFFTITINKRQMSLEEIRHNEMVEKMVEDNKTRQTMLRPF
- a CDS encoding YrhC family protein, translated to MKAKQLYEKMVDFKQFATVLLAVGVFFYLGTILPSETKVMTDIYIATGASVVFLAGSIVFFSFAKKYRNELIESEEGQELLMKK
- a CDS encoding 5'-methylthioadenosine/adenosylhomocysteine nucleosidase; amino-acid sequence: MSRIGIIGAMDEEIQHILDAMKDYDVKKKAGITFYVGTFNGYDVVLCKSGVGKVNASVCTQILIDEFSASQVVFTGVAGAVNPDLRIGDIVISTDCVQHDMDVRALGFKLGEIPYTEVSVFKADERLVDLAISASKEIVEDKKIISGRILSGDQFIADREKVKFLYEELNGYCTEMEGAAVGQVCSMNSIPFVIIRSMSDQADGSADVNFLEFTKLASKNSFEIVNQMVKNWKF
- a CDS encoding amidohydrolase family protein, encoding MTRKIFYNGTIVTSNTDHEVIENGAIGIEGEKIIYVGITPDDFTSYEEKVDLKGNILLPGLVNTHGHTPMSLLRGYGDDLPLQTWLEDKIWPLEAKYTPEHARWGAKLSILEMIRTGTTTFVDMYDNMDEIAMAVEEAGIRGVLTRGVIGFGSEELRQSKLKEAADFARSWNNGANGRITTMLSPHSPYTCSPEYIAQIIDKSAELNVPLHTHMSETKFEVEKNIEEYGATPVRHLEKLGFFERPSLVAHAVHVNDEDIQILAEKDVKVSHNVISNLKLGSGIAPVGKMLAKGVTVSLGTDSAASNNNLDLFEELKAAATIHKGFGQDATIITAQEALRMATIHGAESLWLDDRIGSLEAGKDADFIVVNSNQSFFYPKHNPVSHLVYSGSGRDVKDVYVQGKQILADGQFTTIDEEKVLYEANRMSKLLS
- a CDS encoding YrzA family protein, coding for MDFQFELIEDKVEFFEAVDLKTLEQKINKQIEINKAIMLSVHHVSHQMHLDDKGRLFYSAVVHFKAKK
- a CDS encoding DUF1510 family protein, which encodes MKHDDYDNLNEGTRSRIRAKRRKTNLILNSLIVVVILLIGIVSFNIFFSNDEGAADQNGVVAEKDQDAASRDKKEDSKDAGKKEDSQESGKKEADESESEEEADEESAEEEELSDPIVTEGGSDANVKQTIENPEWKPVGTTQSGEHTTVFDQNAVDWQEMILAYSYATGIDKDNMTVWFNGNGGAPNTAVGTISEKGSDQTFRVWIEWVDGEGWKPVKVEELIQNDQKQS
- a CDS encoding peptidoglycan D,D-transpeptidase FtsI family protein; amino-acid sequence: MRKKRMVAWISICIAAFGLLMLRLAQLQLFETESFSRHEINLIEASVKQRSQEMVVDNGRGNFLDRSGDPLSYETSSVLVLFPFLKKMDWEADKVASTLGISQYSLKKAVEKSKEPFAFGDPDPKILTKSQMEIINEMEIPGVFAVERKYPMEKVPAAQLLGIIGENEALLKSRYGEKDFFPRTLIGLSGLEKSFDEFLVAEGKSKLVYHVDGEGAPLFGINVKYIDPANPFYPINLQTSIDKDLQLLLEDKVDQHNINRGGVVLLDIETNSILAMVSRPVINQAKPFDDEGIENMMVKQHIPGSVFKTVVAAAAIDQGLDDPARKFDCSKSISGSPDLKYDYGMLNFTDSFAVSCNRAFGEVARELQEQDPNLLEKYAEKLSITGGTGWKGDIFHLEDFSQLQDEEKGRVFLSDEARKDKNFAALSGIGQHEVRVSPLAVANMMATIARGGEKDMVRAVLSIQYQNGAKMTEFPKQKLEGDKISPFTAMKLQKLLREVVVNEQGTGRWFRDLPYAVAGKSGTAETGIYKEGDKQLHNKWFAGYFPYENPKYALVTVNLGVFEDEGGVNPLFADIVKEVYAYNHVDGPENN